One genomic window of Limnothrix sp. FACHB-406 includes the following:
- a CDS encoding HhoA/HhoB/HtrA family serine endopeptidase, whose product MTFRLPKAAMTSPNDRPDRVQFQNPPNRSGGGSKALLYVSLILFGAGAALAGVRMVSPNAWGILANGGEPASLPNTSSVPVSLPLGSAANANNPGNFVTTVVNRVGPAVVRIDSARTVRNEIPGEFSNPFFRRFFGEEGPAPQERETRGSGSGFLVTNDGKIFTNAHVVEGATSVTVTLKDGRKFDGKVVGADSLTDVAVVQINAKDLPTVNLGNSDQLQPGQWAIAIGNPLGLDNTVTTGIISATGRSSNQVGVPDKRVNFIQTDAAINPGNSGGPLIDERGAVIGMNTAIIRGAQGIGFAIPINRARQIAEQLVAKGRADHAFVGVRMVKLTPELKQQINEDPNSNAKIELDAGVLIVQVMPRSPAAEAGLRPGDTVFQIDGKVVEDPSEVQQMVEATGITRPLTFAINRNGQNLSLQVKPQVMSPDRANE is encoded by the coding sequence ATGACGTTTCGACTGCCGAAAGCTGCCATGACATCTCCCAACGATCGCCCCGATCGGGTGCAATTTCAAAATCCCCCCAATCGTTCCGGCGGCGGATCGAAGGCCCTGCTCTACGTTTCCCTAATCCTGTTTGGGGCGGGGGCGGCTTTGGCAGGGGTGCGGATGGTGTCGCCTAATGCTTGGGGAATTTTAGCCAATGGGGGCGAGCCGGCCTCCCTGCCCAACACCAGTTCCGTGCCGGTGTCGCTGCCGTTGGGATCTGCCGCCAATGCCAACAACCCTGGCAACTTCGTCACCACCGTGGTCAATCGCGTGGGGCCAGCCGTGGTGCGCATTGACTCCGCCCGCACCGTTCGGAACGAAATTCCCGGTGAATTTAGCAATCCCTTTTTCCGTCGCTTCTTTGGAGAAGAAGGGCCCGCCCCCCAGGAGCGAGAAACCCGTGGCTCCGGTTCGGGCTTTCTGGTGACCAATGACGGCAAAATTTTCACCAATGCCCACGTGGTGGAGGGAGCCACTTCGGTGACCGTGACCCTGAAGGATGGGCGCAAGTTTGACGGCAAGGTGGTTGGGGCGGATTCCCTGACGGATGTGGCGGTGGTGCAAATCAACGCGAAGGATTTACCGACGGTTAACTTGGGCAACTCTGACCAGTTGCAACCGGGACAATGGGCGATCGCGATCGGGAACCCCCTGGGGCTGGACAACACAGTCACCACCGGAATTATTAGTGCCACCGGGCGATCGAGCAATCAGGTCGGCGTACCGGACAAGCGGGTGAACTTCATCCAAACCGACGCAGCCATTAACCCCGGTAACTCCGGCGGCCCGCTGATCGATGAGCGGGGAGCCGTGATTGGCATGAACACGGCCATCATCCGAGGGGCCCAGGGGATTGGCTTTGCGATTCCGATCAATCGGGCCCGCCAAATTGCCGAGCAACTGGTGGCCAAGGGCCGGGCAGATCACGCCTTCGTGGGGGTGCGGATGGTGAAGCTCACGCCCGAACTGAAGCAGCAGATCAACGAAGACCCGAACAGCAACGCCAAAATCGAACTGGATGCGGGGGTGCTGATTGTGCAAGTGATGCCCCGATCGCCCGCTGCGGAAGCGGGTTTGCGCCCCGGAGACACGGTGTTTCAGATTGATGGCAAGGTGGTGGAAGATCCCAGCGAAGTGCAGCAAATGGTGGAAGCCACGGGCATAACCCGTCCTCTCACCTTTGCCATCAATCGCAACGGACAAAACCTGTCATTACAGGTGAAACCCCAGGTCATGAGTCCCGATCGCGCCAATGAGTGA
- the nrtS gene encoding nitrate/nitrite transporter NrtS, producing the protein MAPLVSPPQPEPSAHSRSPRLSPPKTPTSPKLPASGPDWWLLARQRSVVQRALRTSLLVGTILVGINHGDALLRRDCPPDRLAKIGLTYMVPYLVATFASVSTLRELGRSPMADREENGN; encoded by the coding sequence ATGGCTCCTTTGGTATCTCCCCCGCAACCTGAACCATCCGCCCATTCCCGATCGCCCCGCTTGAGTCCACCCAAGACCCCCACTTCCCCCAAGCTGCCCGCTAGTGGGCCCGATTGGTGGCTGTTGGCCCGCCAGCGCTCCGTGGTGCAGCGGGCCCTGCGTACCTCGCTGTTGGTGGGCACGATCTTGGTGGGCATTAATCACGGTGATGCTCTGCTGCGGCGCGACTGTCCGCCCGATCGCCTCGCCAAAATTGGGCTAACTTACATGGTTCCCTATTTGGTGGCCACCTTTGCTTCCGTTTCCACCCTGCGGGAATTGGGGCGATCGCCCATGGCCGATCGCGAGGAAAACGGTAACTAG
- a CDS encoding phasin family protein, with protein sequence MPDFGNLVQKALYLGVGLASYAGEKASETFTDLPSKLQQLADEMVARGEMSTEEARRAVEALIQQSQDSAPSREPSAGQEPRRIEILDAEVSADPANGGANLDAMRQEVERLQAELRRLRDQAGS encoded by the coding sequence ATGCCTGACTTCGGTAACTTGGTGCAAAAAGCCCTGTATTTGGGTGTTGGCCTTGCCAGCTATGCCGGTGAAAAGGCCAGTGAAACCTTCACCGACTTGCCCAGCAAACTGCAACAACTGGCCGATGAGATGGTGGCAAGAGGCGAGATGTCCACCGAAGAAGCTCGCCGCGCCGTGGAAGCCCTGATTCAACAATCCCAAGACAGCGCCCCCAGCCGCGAGCCATCCGCCGGCCAAGAGCCGCGCCGCATTGAAATTTTGGACGCGGAAGTGAGCGCAGATCCGGCCAATGGTGGGGCCAATCTGGATGCCATGCGCCAAGAAGTGGAACGGCTCCAGGCGGAATTGCGACGGCTGCGGGATCAGGCGGGATCCTAG
- the glmU gene encoding bifunctional UDP-N-acetylglucosamine diphosphorylase/glucosamine-1-phosphate N-acetyltransferase GlmU, whose protein sequence is MVAVAILAAGKGTRMKSDLPKVLHELGSKSAIARVLDSLSQLSVDRCLTIVGHRADLVRSHLAAWPQMEFVEQREQQGTGHAVQQLLAPLADYEGDLLVLNGDVPLLRPETLANLLKVHQTHQNSATILTAQLANPQGYGRVFCDQNLIVQEIIEDRDCSPEQRQNCRINAGIYCFRWSALAAFLPQLKNDNSQGEYYLTDAIGALDPVMALDVADPEEIWGFNDRVQLAAAAQVLQRRTKEQWMRSGVTLIDPSSITIDDTVTIGPDAIIEPQTHLRGHSSIGAGARIGPGSLIENATIGDGCQVLYSVVTDSEIGPNNQVGPFAHVRGHASTGPDCRLGNFVELKNAQLGSNTKASHLSYLGDATLGDRVNIGAGTITANYDGVNKHRTAIGDRSKTGANTVLVAPVTIGQDVTIAAGSTVTEDVSDDALVIARSRQVVKPGWRLPSAD, encoded by the coding sequence GTGGTTGCCGTTGCGATTCTTGCGGCCGGTAAAGGCACGCGCATGAAATCTGATTTACCCAAGGTGTTACATGAATTGGGGAGCAAAAGCGCGATCGCCCGAGTCTTGGATAGCCTGTCTCAATTATCGGTCGATCGATGCCTGACCATTGTTGGCCATCGAGCAGACTTAGTGCGATCGCACCTGGCCGCCTGGCCGCAAATGGAATTTGTGGAACAACGGGAACAACAAGGAACCGGCCACGCCGTTCAACAATTACTCGCTCCTTTAGCGGACTATGAAGGCGATTTGCTGGTGCTGAATGGGGATGTGCCGCTCTTGCGCCCAGAAACCCTAGCCAACCTTCTGAAAGTTCATCAAACTCACCAAAATTCTGCCACCATTCTGACAGCACAACTGGCGAATCCCCAGGGCTACGGTCGCGTTTTTTGTGATCAAAATCTGATTGTCCAAGAAATTATTGAAGACCGAGATTGCAGCCCTGAGCAACGCCAAAATTGCCGAATTAATGCCGGAATTTATTGTTTTCGCTGGTCGGCATTGGCGGCTTTTTTACCCCAGCTCAAAAATGACAATAGCCAAGGGGAATATTATTTAACCGACGCGATCGGGGCCTTGGATCCGGTCATGGCTTTGGATGTGGCCGATCCGGAGGAAATTTGGGGATTTAACGATCGGGTGCAATTGGCGGCGGCGGCCCAGGTGTTGCAACGACGCACCAAGGAGCAATGGATGCGATCGGGCGTGACCCTGATTGATCCCAGCAGCATCACGATCGACGATACGGTCACCATCGGCCCCGACGCGATCATTGAACCCCAAACCCATCTGCGCGGCCACAGCTCGATCGGAGCCGGAGCCAGAATCGGCCCCGGCTCACTGATTGAAAACGCCACGATCGGGGACGGCTGCCAAGTGCTCTATTCCGTGGTCACCGACAGCGAAATTGGCCCTAACAACCAAGTGGGGCCCTTTGCCCATGTGCGCGGCCATGCCAGCACGGGCCCCGATTGTCGCCTGGGGAACTTTGTGGAACTGAAAAATGCGCAATTGGGCAGCAACACCAAAGCCTCCCATCTGTCCTATTTGGGTGATGCCACCTTGGGCGATCGGGTCAACATCGGCGCAGGAACGATCACGGCGAACTACGACGGCGTGAACAAACACCGCACCGCGATCGGCGATCGCAGCAAAACCGGTGCCAACACAGTGCTGGTGGCTCCCGTCACCATTGGCCAAGACGTGACGATCGCCGCCGGTTCCACGGTCACCGAAGACGTGAGCGACGATGCCTTGGTGATTGCCCGATCGCGCCAAGTTGTCAAACCCGGTTGGCGCTTGCCCAGTGCCGACTAG
- a CDS encoding photosystem II reaction center protein K has product MEAALLLAKLPEAYSAFSPLVDVLPIIPLLFLALAFVWQAAVGFR; this is encoded by the coding sequence ATGGAAGCCGCCTTGCTGTTGGCCAAGTTGCCCGAAGCTTACTCCGCCTTCTCGCCGTTGGTTGACGTTCTGCCGATTATCCCTTTGCTGTTCCTGGCGCTGGCCTTTGTGTGGCAAGCTGCTGTTGGTTTCCGCTAA
- a CDS encoding DUF4912 domain-containing protein, whose protein sequence is MSAPKERPPLEEMTLRQLRRVASELGISRYSRMRKDQLLASIQTKSAGLPASSPTPPTAPPAIAQVIPVRTIEAQEAVEAAKFDLGQPNNLADLSEELILDPETLSGVDEGLPDLPGGYGESRILLLPRDPQWAYTYWDIPNEHKAELRAQGGLQLALRVYDVTDLDLSVQRAHTVQEFPCDELAREWYLPIPISDRDYAIEIGYRCGDGRWLVLARSAPVRIPPVYPSDWIEDVFVTVDWEQDLRGTTVATLIPPAQKAAQAAENAIYQQVFGMAAGVEAMRVAGSLFGSMQHVPGSVPAGSIQHLGEQAISSYVFPSGVGMWAGAVGAPGLPGALSASGMGMSGVGMMMSGIGFGASMPPIRPRQFWLVADAELIVYGATEPDATVTIGGQPIKLNPDGTFRFQMSFQDGMIDYPIMAVAADGEQTRSIHMKFERQTPARNTNSKEEAKLEWLS, encoded by the coding sequence ATGAGCGCGCCCAAAGAACGTCCACCCCTAGAGGAAATGACACTGCGCCAACTGCGCCGTGTTGCCAGCGAGTTAGGTATCTCGCGCTATAGCCGAATGCGGAAAGATCAGCTTTTGGCCTCCATTCAGACCAAATCGGCTGGTCTGCCGGCATCTAGCCCTACGCCACCCACCGCCCCGCCAGCCATCGCCCAAGTTATTCCCGTTCGTACCATTGAGGCCCAAGAAGCTGTGGAAGCTGCAAAATTCGACCTCGGACAACCGAACAACCTCGCCGACCTCTCCGAAGAGCTGATTTTGGATCCGGAAACTCTCTCCGGTGTTGATGAAGGATTGCCCGACCTGCCCGGTGGCTATGGCGAAAGTCGGATTCTTCTGTTGCCTCGCGATCCCCAATGGGCCTACACCTATTGGGACATTCCCAATGAGCACAAAGCTGAGTTGCGGGCCCAAGGGGGTCTTCAGCTTGCGTTACGGGTTTATGACGTGACCGATTTGGACTTGAGTGTCCAACGGGCCCACACGGTTCAAGAGTTCCCCTGCGATGAATTGGCTCGGGAATGGTACTTGCCCATTCCGATCAGCGATCGGGACTACGCGATCGAAATTGGTTACCGCTGCGGCGACGGCCGGTGGCTCGTGCTGGCGCGATCGGCCCCGGTTCGGATTCCGCCCGTGTATCCCTCCGACTGGATCGAAGACGTATTTGTAACCGTTGATTGGGAACAGGATCTGCGCGGCACCACCGTGGCCACCCTGATTCCTCCCGCCCAAAAAGCCGCCCAAGCCGCCGAAAACGCCATTTACCAACAGGTGTTTGGAATGGCCGCCGGAGTCGAAGCCATGCGCGTGGCCGGTTCCCTCTTTGGTTCCATGCAGCATGTGCCCGGTTCCGTTCCCGCAGGCTCAATCCAGCACCTGGGCGAGCAAGCCATCAGCTCCTATGTCTTCCCCTCGGGCGTGGGCATGTGGGCTGGTGCAGTGGGTGCGCCGGGTCTGCCGGGGGCCCTGTCGGCCTCGGGGATGGGCATGTCCGGTGTGGGCATGATGATGTCCGGGATTGGGTTTGGGGCTTCGATGCCGCCCATCCGCCCGCGTCAATTCTGGCTGGTGGCCGATGCGGAACTGATTGTTTACGGAGCCACGGAACCCGATGCCACGGTGACGATCGGCGGACAACCGATCAAACTGAATCCCGATGGGACATTCCGCTTCCAGATGTCCTTCCAAGACGGCATGATCGATTATCCGATCATGGCGGTGGCGGCCGATGGCGAACAGACGCGATCGATTCACATGAAGTTCGAGCGCCAAACGCCCGCCCGCAACACCAACAGCAAGGAAGAAGCCAAGTTAGAGTGGCTGTCTTAA
- a CDS encoding sensor histidine kinase — protein MADHLRNSLIALESANQTLESRVTTRTADLAQALEDLKSAQAQLIQTEKMSSLGQMVAGIAHEINNPVAFIHGNLGVLRQYIEELTDCLTLLGLTQSGAGSGAIDPAANATIDTEELTFVLDDLPNLIQSMEEGTRRIQEIVQGLRNFSRLDQVDLKPVSLHDGLDSTLLMLSHRLKRYSDRPEIRIVKQYGDLQPVWCYPGQLNQVFINLLSNAIEALDQAWQQQMAQQSSGETARWTPTITLQTVALKTDQGPQAELVIQDNGIGISETIRHRLFDPFFTTKPVGKGTGLGLAIAYQIVVDRHGGQINCESTLGKGTTFRLRLPVGQPAADPIA, from the coding sequence ATGGCCGACCACCTCCGCAATTCCCTGATCGCTCTGGAATCCGCCAATCAAACCCTAGAAAGTCGGGTGACCACAAGAACGGCCGATTTAGCCCAGGCCCTTGAGGATCTCAAAAGTGCCCAAGCCCAACTGATTCAAACTGAAAAGATGTCCAGCTTGGGGCAAATGGTGGCGGGCATTGCCCACGAAATCAATAATCCCGTTGCATTTATCCATGGCAACTTGGGGGTATTGCGGCAATACATTGAAGAACTCACGGATTGTTTAACCCTGTTGGGACTCACGCAATCTGGGGCGGGATCAGGGGCGATCGACCCGGCAGCCAATGCCACCATCGACACCGAGGAATTAACCTTTGTGCTGGATGACTTGCCGAACCTGATCCAATCCATGGAGGAAGGGACTCGACGGATTCAGGAAATCGTGCAGGGCTTGCGTAATTTCTCACGTTTAGATCAGGTAGATCTCAAACCCGTGAGTTTGCACGATGGTCTCGACAGCACGTTGCTAATGTTGTCCCATCGCCTAAAGCGGTATAGCGATCGCCCAGAAATTCGCATCGTTAAGCAATATGGCGACCTACAGCCCGTTTGGTGCTATCCCGGGCAGCTCAACCAGGTATTCATCAATCTCCTCAGCAACGCGATCGAGGCCCTCGATCAGGCCTGGCAGCAGCAGATGGCTCAACAAAGCTCAGGAGAAACTGCCCGGTGGACACCCACCATCACCCTGCAAACGGTGGCCCTGAAAACCGACCAGGGCCCCCAAGCGGAATTGGTCATCCAAGACAATGGCATCGGCATTTCCGAAACCATTCGCCATCGGTTGTTTGATCCCTTCTTCACCACCAAGCCGGTGGGCAAGGGAACCGGCCTAGGGCTAGCGATCGCCTATCAAATCGTGGTCGATCGCCACGGGGGCCAAATCAACTGTGAATCGACCCTGGGGAAGGGAACCACGTTTCGGCTGCGGTTGCCGGTGGGGCAGCCAGCCGCTGACCCGATCGCGTAG
- a CDS encoding NAD-dependent epimerase/dehydratase family protein yields MRILILGGTTFLGRHLVDAAVARGHEVTILTRGRRNPEPFPTVERLVGDRLTDDLAALSDRTWDSAIDTSAIVPRAARYTAARLQNAVGHYVYLSSISVYEDFGLPGITENDPLRSPLLDDQASIETGDDYGSLKAGCEQLLAETFGDRLLIARPSLIVGPYDPTDRFTYWVRRLAQGGDVLAPSPPEQWVQLIDARDLAAWLIKTCETQRSGVYNVGTAEKSLTLDKVLDECARVTRSDALIDWVHEDFLLEAGVAPWTELPLWIPSKEAPMRGFTSMDTRRAAAAGLKCRPLAGTVRDLWSWDRSRQADLKAGLSPEREQQLLAQWRVNQARWL; encoded by the coding sequence ATGCGAATTTTGATCTTGGGCGGAACAACCTTTCTGGGGCGGCATCTGGTAGATGCGGCCGTGGCTCGCGGCCATGAGGTCACCATCCTGACTCGGGGGCGGCGCAACCCGGAACCCTTCCCAACAGTGGAGCGGTTGGTGGGCGATCGGCTCACGGATGACCTGGCCGCCCTGAGCGATCGCACCTGGGACAGCGCGATCGACACCAGCGCGATCGTGCCCCGAGCCGCTCGCTACACGGCCGCCCGGCTCCAGAATGCGGTGGGTCACTACGTCTACCTATCCAGCATTTCCGTTTACGAAGATTTTGGGTTGCCGGGGATCACGGAAAACGATCCCCTGAGATCGCCCCTCTTGGATGACCAAGCCTCGATCGAAACCGGCGATGACTACGGATCCCTGAAAGCAGGTTGCGAGCAACTGTTGGCCGAGACCTTTGGCGATCGATTGTTGATTGCCCGCCCCAGCTTGATTGTGGGGCCCTATGATCCCACCGATCGCTTCACTTACTGGGTGCGTCGCCTAGCCCAAGGGGGTGACGTGTTAGCCCCATCGCCACCGGAACAGTGGGTACAACTGATCGATGCCCGTGATTTGGCTGCTTGGCTAATCAAAACCTGCGAAACCCAGCGATCGGGGGTTTACAACGTTGGCACTGCCGAAAAATCCCTCACCCTAGACAAAGTGTTGGATGAATGCGCCCGGGTCACCCGCAGCGATGCGCTGATCGATTGGGTGCATGAGGACTTTTTACTAGAGGCGGGGGTTGCGCCCTGGACAGAGCTACCCCTTTGGATCCCCAGCAAGGAAGCTCCCATGCGCGGCTTCACCAGCATGGATACTCGCCGGGCGGCGGCCGCTGGTCTGAAATGTCGCCCCCTGGCGGGCACGGTGCGCGATCTGTGGTCTTGGGATCGATCGCGCCAAGCGGATTTGAAGGCGGGTCTTTCGCCGGAACGGGAGCAGCAGCTTTTGGCACAGTGGCGCGTGAACCAAGCTCGCTGGTTGTAG
- a CDS encoding cation:proton antiporter codes for MAIEHGIVLDFATVLGTSAIGGYIANKLRQPVILGYLVTGLIIGPFGLQLLSDAAQTEALAEIGVAFLLFALGMEFSLSELGRVRKIAIEGSLLQLGLTTAIVAAATTLTGWAKDLPEGVFLGVVLALSSTAVVLKTLSDRGETNTPHGQVMLAILIAQDIALGLMLAVLPALTQPEDLGQALAIALLKASAFLGAAILAGKWVVPRLMSAVAATESNEIFLLTTIAWCLGVAFVTAELGLSIEMGAFVAGVTIAELDQADQALSKILPLRDTFASLFFASIGMLIDPHLLIEEIFPILGLVVLVMIGKAAIVTPVVLRFGYSFKTAVFAGFGINQIGEFSFILAAQGLAMGLIDKKLYLLLLGTTAIALMLTPLSLATAPWIVEVAGRWSWVNKYFSGLGEPKLTSMPDELAGQVVVAGYGRIGQTIVKVLRDQGYPVLVIDNSEAVINKLREAKIPYLFGDADSELVLEKARIDRAKALAIALPDPASTRLVLQHALKIAPDLDAIARARDGAEIERLTNLGAKEVVQPEFEAALELTSHLLLTLGEDGDDVRQLTGTIRQDCYGINPPPQTLAIEPQAEPEPQEMAA; via the coding sequence ATGGCTATTGAACACGGCATTGTTCTTGACTTTGCAACCGTCCTTGGAACCTCCGCTATTGGCGGATATATCGCCAATAAGCTCCGACAGCCGGTTATTTTGGGCTATTTGGTGACGGGTCTCATTATTGGTCCCTTCGGCTTGCAATTACTCAGCGATGCAGCCCAAACTGAAGCCCTCGCGGAAATTGGGGTGGCGTTTCTGCTGTTTGCGTTGGGGATGGAATTTTCTCTCTCAGAATTGGGGCGCGTTCGCAAAATTGCGATCGAGGGCAGCCTGCTGCAACTGGGCTTAACCACCGCGATCGTGGCGGCGGCCACCACGCTCACCGGCTGGGCGAAGGATTTGCCCGAGGGGGTGTTTTTGGGGGTGGTGTTGGCCCTGTCATCAACGGCGGTGGTGCTGAAAACCTTGAGTGATCGGGGCGAAACCAACACCCCCCATGGTCAAGTGATGCTGGCGATTCTGATTGCTCAGGACATCGCTTTGGGATTGATGTTGGCGGTGCTGCCCGCCTTGACCCAACCGGAAGACTTGGGGCAGGCGTTGGCGATCGCCTTGCTGAAGGCCTCGGCTTTTTTGGGGGCGGCCATTCTGGCGGGTAAGTGGGTTGTGCCGCGCTTAATGAGCGCAGTGGCGGCCACGGAAAGTAATGAAATTTTCTTGCTGACCACGATCGCCTGGTGTTTGGGCGTAGCTTTCGTGACGGCGGAACTGGGGCTGTCGATCGAAATGGGAGCCTTTGTGGCGGGTGTGACGATTGCCGAACTCGACCAGGCCGATCAGGCACTCTCGAAAATTTTGCCGTTGCGGGACACCTTCGCCAGCCTCTTTTTTGCCTCGATCGGGATGTTAATTGATCCCCACCTTTTGATCGAAGAAATTTTTCCCATTTTGGGACTGGTGGTGTTAGTGATGATCGGCAAAGCGGCGATCGTCACTCCAGTGGTTTTGCGATTTGGCTATTCCTTTAAAACAGCAGTTTTTGCCGGATTTGGCATTAACCAAATTGGAGAATTTTCCTTCATTTTGGCGGCCCAAGGTTTGGCCATGGGCTTAATTGATAAAAAGCTGTATTTGCTGCTACTAGGAACCACCGCGATCGCTCTAATGCTCACTCCGCTGTCTTTGGCCACTGCGCCTTGGATCGTGGAAGTGGCGGGACGTTGGTCTTGGGTTAACAAGTATTTTTCGGGTCTGGGGGAGCCAAAATTAACCTCCATGCCGGACGAACTGGCTGGGCAAGTGGTGGTGGCGGGCTATGGGCGAATTGGTCAAACCATCGTCAAAGTTTTGCGCGATCAAGGCTATCCAGTTTTGGTGATTGACAATAGCGAAGCCGTCATTAACAAACTGCGGGAAGCGAAAATTCCTTACCTATTTGGGGATGCGGATTCGGAGTTGGTGTTAGAAAAAGCCAGGATCGATCGCGCCAAGGCCCTGGCGATTGCGTTACCCGATCCCGCCAGTACCCGCTTGGTGTTGCAACATGCCCTGAAGATTGCCCCGGATTTGGATGCGATCGCCAGGGCCCGCGATGGCGCGGAAATTGAGCGGCTGACCAATTTGGGAGCCAAAGAGGTGGTGCAACCGGAGTTTGAAGCGGCTTTAGAACTGACTTCTCATCTACTGCTCACATTGGGGGAAGACGGCGACGATGTGCGCCAACTGACGGGGACAATTCGCCAAGACTGCTACGGCATCAACCCACCCCCCCAAACCTTAGCCATTGAGCCGCAGGCCGAGCCGGAACCCCAGGAAATGGCTGCCTAA
- a CDS encoding heme-copper oxidase subunit III has product MQGSAVDSQQSIALESTSHGSEEHHPDLRLFGIALFLVAEAMIFLGLFAAYLTFRSVAPSWPPEGTPKLELLLPGINTLILISSSFVIHKGDDAIRANDVKGMRLWFGITAAMGAIFLVGQLYEYFHLEFSLTTNLFASTFYVLTGFHGLHVCFGLFLILAVLWRSRREGHYSNQSKFGIEAAELYWHFVDVVWIVLFALLYLL; this is encoded by the coding sequence ATGCAAGGTTCCGCAGTTGATTCTCAACAGTCGATCGCCCTCGAAAGCACTAGCCATGGCAGCGAGGAACATCATCCCGATTTGCGGCTGTTTGGCATTGCTCTGTTTTTGGTGGCGGAGGCGATGATCTTTTTGGGCCTGTTTGCGGCCTATTTAACCTTTCGATCGGTTGCGCCCAGTTGGCCCCCGGAAGGCACGCCAAAGCTGGAACTATTGTTGCCAGGCATTAACACCCTAATTCTGATTTCCAGTAGCTTCGTGATCCACAAGGGTGATGATGCCATTCGGGCCAATGATGTGAAGGGAATGCGCCTATGGTTTGGGATCACAGCCGCCATGGGGGCCATCTTTTTGGTGGGGCAGCTCTATGAATATTTTCACTTGGAATTTAGCCTGACCACCAATCTGTTTGCGAGCACTTTCTATGTGCTAACGGGTTTCCATGGACTGCACGTTTGCTTTGGGCTGTTTTTGATTTTGGCGGTGTTGTGGCGATCGCGCCGTGAAGGTCATTACAGCAACCAAAGTAAGTTTGGGATCGAAGCAGCCGAACTCTACTGGCACTTTGTGGATGTGGTGTGGATTGTGTTGTTTGCGCTGTTGTATTTGCTGTAG